A genomic region of Desulfosarcina ovata subsp. ovata contains the following coding sequences:
- a CDS encoding YceH family protein, whose translation MEIVLSEQEIRVLGCLMEKSMATPEYYPLSLNALTNACNQKSNRDPVVAWDEQTVQDAADALEKKGWVNRSTMGRVPKYEERFTRQHNMVAAEAAVLCVLLLRGPQTPGAIRGRSDRLHAFDGLDAVQETLDRLDEWGHIRRLDRLPGHKEARYAHLLSDEPDGIDRPDESVSPPVKAETCDRLAQLEEEVSDLREQMADLEDRFESFRKQFE comes from the coding sequence ATGGAAATCGTACTCAGCGAACAGGAGATCCGGGTCCTGGGCTGTCTGATGGAAAAATCCATGGCAACACCGGAGTACTATCCCCTTTCCCTCAACGCCCTGACCAACGCCTGTAATCAGAAGTCCAACCGCGACCCGGTCGTCGCCTGGGACGAGCAGACCGTTCAGGATGCCGCCGACGCACTGGAGAAAAAAGGTTGGGTCAACCGAAGCACCATGGGCCGGGTTCCCAAGTACGAGGAGCGCTTCACCCGCCAGCATAACATGGTGGCCGCCGAAGCGGCCGTGCTTTGTGTGCTGCTGCTGCGCGGGCCCCAGACGCCCGGGGCCATTCGTGGCCGCAGCGACCGCCTGCATGCTTTCGACGGGCTGGATGCCGTGCAGGAAACCTTGGACCGGTTGGACGAGTGGGGACATATCCGCCGCCTGGACCGTTTGCCCGGCCACAAGGAGGCCCGCTACGCACATCTTCTCTCGGACGAACCGGACGGCATTGACCGGCCCGACGAATCCGTTTCGCCACCGGTCAAAGCGGAAACATGTGACCGGCTGGCACAGCTGGAGGAGGAGGTTTCCGATTTACGGGAGCAGATGGCCGATCTTGAGGACAGGTTTGAATCGTTTCGCAAACAATTTGAATAG
- the panB gene encoding 3-methyl-2-oxobutanoate hydroxymethyltransferase, giving the protein MSDTKVSIPSIIQSKKEGRKLVMITAYDYPFGLMADEAGVDMVLVGDSLGMVVLGLDGTVPVTLEMMIHHIQAVVRGCKGPLVVGDMPFMTYNTGIRDAIINAGRLMKEGGCDAVKLEGGVDFAPVVQAIVKAGIPVQGHIGLTPQTASALGGFKMQGKDASAARRIVEDAKALEAAGVFSIVAEAVPAPLGRLIAETVSVPVIGIGAGVDVDGQVLVTHDMVGLFDRFVPKFVKQYTKIRPTIIDAIKSYGEEVRTSAFPAPEHSFSMPDETLAAVKKSLKES; this is encoded by the coding sequence ATGTCCGACACAAAAGTAAGCATCCCGAGTATTATCCAGTCAAAAAAAGAGGGCCGCAAGCTGGTTATGATCACCGCCTACGACTATCCTTTTGGTCTGATGGCCGATGAAGCCGGGGTGGACATGGTCCTGGTGGGCGATTCCCTGGGCATGGTGGTGCTGGGGCTGGACGGCACCGTACCGGTGACCCTGGAGATGATGATCCACCATATCCAGGCCGTGGTGCGCGGCTGCAAAGGGCCGTTGGTTGTCGGCGACATGCCTTTCATGACCTACAACACCGGCATCCGTGATGCCATCATCAATGCCGGCCGGCTGATGAAAGAGGGCGGCTGCGATGCGGTCAAACTGGAAGGCGGCGTGGATTTCGCACCGGTGGTTCAGGCCATCGTCAAAGCCGGCATTCCCGTACAGGGTCATATCGGCCTCACCCCCCAGACGGCCAGCGCCCTGGGCGGGTTTAAGATGCAGGGCAAGGATGCGTCGGCGGCCCGTCGGATCGTGGAGGATGCCAAGGCCCTTGAGGCGGCCGGGGTTTTTTCCATCGTGGCCGAAGCGGTTCCCGCTCCCCTTGGTCGGTTGATCGCGGAAACGGTCTCCGTACCGGTAATCGGTATCGGTGCCGGCGTGGACGTGGACGGCCAGGTTTTGGTCACCCACGACATGGTGGGCCTGTTCGACCGTTTCGTGCCCAAGTTCGTCAAACAGTACACCAAAATCAGACCCACGATCATCGATGCCATCAAATCCTATGGCGAGGAGGTTCGCACATCGGCCTTCCCCGCTCCCGAGCACAGCTTCAGCATGCCCGACGAAACCCTGGCGGCGGTCAAAAAATCGCTCAAGGAATCGTAA
- a CDS encoding PilZ domain-containing protein, with translation MGAAEKLEGKKLVELFAELIQKKVILSMNVVGAGFDSLTCLTGMEETADGNVLLVDPPEDFLNIAGENQRWHLRFNFNGPDRLEYLFSTRGGRFSRQGLRIPFPEHVERLQRRYNFRINTLPGTQMHFKLKKIHGVLDLINVSLGGVYGALIKHNFKFMRGPVLKKEQQVFDSRIVFPGNPGDTIEVKKAEVVRVENDAQEEIHRFALKFCTIEKEEQQRLTQVVYDLQRRYLRFRE, from the coding sequence ATGGGGGCTGCGGAAAAACTGGAAGGCAAAAAGCTGGTTGAGTTGTTTGCGGAGTTGATTCAAAAAAAGGTGATCCTGTCCATGAATGTCGTCGGTGCCGGTTTCGACAGCCTCACCTGCCTTACCGGAATGGAGGAAACGGCTGACGGAAACGTTCTGCTCGTCGATCCGCCGGAGGATTTTCTAAATATTGCCGGTGAAAATCAGCGCTGGCATCTGCGGTTCAATTTCAACGGGCCGGACCGGCTCGAGTATCTGTTCAGCACCCGGGGGGGCCGGTTTTCCCGGCAGGGTCTCAGGATTCCTTTTCCGGAACATGTCGAGCGGCTTCAGCGACGCTACAATTTCCGCATCAACACCTTGCCCGGTACCCAGATGCATTTTAAACTGAAAAAAATCCATGGGGTTCTGGATCTCATCAATGTTAGCCTGGGCGGGGTTTATGGAGCACTGATCAAACACAATTTCAAGTTCATGCGTGGGCCGGTATTAAAAAAGGAGCAGCAGGTTTTTGACAGCCGCATTGTCTTTCCAGGCAACCCCGGTGATACGATTGAGGTGAAAAAAGCGGAAGTCGTCCGCGTGGAAAACGACGCGCAAGAAGAGATCCACCGCTTTGCCCTGAAATTTTGTACCATCGAAAAAGAGGAGCAGCAACGCCTCACCCAAGTGGTCTACGATCTTCAACGCAGGTATCTTCGTTTCCGGGAATAG
- a CDS encoding ketopantoate reductase family protein yields MKIAMIGAGAMGSLFGALLAEAGETVTLLDICTDHVNAVNANGLVIEKQNQRRTVRLPATTDPQHIGPVDLAVVFVKSAHTAAAAQTAADLAGSSGLVLTLQNGMGNTEVLAESVDPSRIIAGTTANGATFLEPGTIRHAGSGETVIGAWTSTETARAATLADTFNRAGIVTRVVDDVRAVLWAKLFINIGINAITALTGIKNGQLLDQPETRQLSREAVEEAIAVARAKGIAIDGDPVEKVFQIAAATGPNRSSMGQDVDHRRLTEISAINGFIVRMAETAGVPTPVNRTLSALVETLQGHY; encoded by the coding sequence ATGAAAATCGCAATGATCGGTGCCGGTGCCATGGGCAGCCTCTTTGGTGCGCTGCTGGCCGAGGCCGGTGAAACCGTCACCCTGCTGGACATTTGCACGGACCATGTGAATGCGGTCAACGCCAACGGGCTGGTCATCGAAAAACAGAATCAGCGCAGAACGGTGCGGTTGCCGGCAACCACCGATCCGCAGCACATCGGCCCCGTGGATCTGGCCGTGGTTTTCGTCAAGTCCGCCCATACCGCCGCCGCCGCCCAAACCGCCGCCGACCTGGCCGGGTCATCCGGGCTGGTGCTGACCCTGCAAAACGGCATGGGCAATACCGAGGTGCTCGCCGAAAGCGTGGATCCATCGCGGATCATTGCCGGGACCACCGCCAACGGTGCCACCTTTCTTGAACCGGGAACCATCCGCCACGCCGGCAGCGGCGAAACCGTGATCGGCGCCTGGACGTCAACCGAAACCGCCCGTGCTGCAACGCTTGCCGACACGTTCAACCGCGCGGGCATCGTCACCCGGGTGGTCGACGATGTGCGGGCGGTGCTGTGGGCCAAACTGTTCATCAACATCGGCATCAACGCCATCACCGCCCTGACCGGCATTAAAAACGGCCAGCTGCTGGACCAGCCGGAAACCCGCCAACTGTCCCGTGAGGCCGTCGAGGAAGCCATCGCCGTTGCCCGGGCCAAAGGCATCGCCATCGACGGAGATCCGGTGGAGAAGGTATTTCAGATCGCCGCCGCCACCGGCCCCAACCGATCTTCCATGGGACAGGATGTGGATCACCGGCGCCTCACCGAAATCAGCGCCATCAACGGTTTTATCGTTCGCATGGCCGAAACGGCCGGCGTTCCGACCCCTGTCAACCGGACCTTGAGCGCACTGGTGGAGACCCTGCAGGGCCATTATTGA